In the Herpetosiphonaceae bacterium genome, one interval contains:
- a CDS encoding C25 family cysteine peptidase — translation MRCCFILILVFAPLLVPAQSRATVLLLTNPLVSRPDALRVRVTEAGLQQIAADALTAAGWDLAAIDPRHVHLWHQGQPQPLDVTDGHDGRLDPQDTLQFIGRLNGSRFSRESVYWLSVEATPGLRGTPQFAPGDPLRWEDDALYQTRWPSLHGDRWYGRELVNVPERDHASIRLALPVSAPAGTRLQLAVVGTTVQTHTLALTANGHMLDPITWSGREAYLGSVRLPFTVLPGVLQLDVTIADSHGDRVLLDWVALPDIRPAYPATPRTPLVERGPVFDPRQGPAPNQSSATYLIITHHTLRPALDPLIAAHRQRGEAVGVVDVQTAYDAWSWGERDPEAIRSLIRTAVAQWQPAPRAVLLVGAGNARMRVEPGTPDPTFIPPYFVDADPSRGEIACDTCYTRIDTSDPLDDPLPDLPIGRLPARTLADAQTIVRKTARLLTAPPAGSWRTQALLVTDNDREADGRVDPAGSFVATAERAAALLPLGMHTQQFSYAPDRPTGQGYYRDVAELRCRLFRALDGGSPHDRACPLLPSSTEPGAALWIYVGHGSPWQWAETTPNAPTPYLWYLYDADARTNGERLPILLSLTCLSGDWANPTLMTTDERLVLHGGGGVVASLSATGQGVNTGHARFLDGLLPTLFAPSGERTLGSAHLAGLRAVLASGEDTDLAYSFGILGDPLVTLPFVPTVRAWVPLVGR, via the coding sequence ATGCGTTGCTGCTTCATCCTGATCCTGGTGTTCGCACCCCTGCTCGTTCCGGCCCAGAGCCGTGCGACCGTGCTTCTCCTGACCAACCCGCTCGTCTCCCGCCCGGACGCGCTCCGCGTGCGTGTGACCGAAGCCGGGCTGCAACAGATCGCTGCCGACGCGTTGACAGCAGCGGGCTGGGATCTCGCGGCGATCGATCCTCGACACGTCCACCTGTGGCATCAGGGCCAGCCACAACCACTTGACGTAACCGATGGTCATGATGGTCGGCTCGATCCCCAGGACACGCTGCAGTTCATCGGACGGCTGAATGGAAGCCGCTTTAGCCGCGAGTCGGTATACTGGCTCTCGGTGGAGGCGACGCCGGGCCTGCGCGGCACCCCCCAGTTCGCGCCAGGCGATCCGCTGCGCTGGGAAGACGATGCCCTGTACCAGACGCGCTGGCCGTCGCTGCACGGCGACCGCTGGTATGGGAGGGAACTGGTCAACGTGCCGGAGCGGGATCACGCCAGCATCCGCCTCGCATTGCCCGTCTCCGCGCCAGCAGGCACGCGACTCCAGCTTGCTGTCGTCGGCACCACCGTCCAAACGCATACACTGGCGCTCACCGCCAATGGTCACATGCTCGATCCGATCACCTGGAGCGGGAGAGAGGCGTACCTGGGCAGCGTGCGTCTTCCGTTTACCGTGCTGCCGGGCGTGCTTCAGCTTGACGTAACGATTGCAGACAGTCACGGGGATCGGGTGCTGCTGGACTGGGTGGCGCTGCCCGATATACGCCCGGCCTATCCCGCGACACCCCGCACGCCACTCGTCGAGCGCGGGCCAGTGTTTGATCCGCGCCAGGGACCAGCGCCGAACCAGTCCAGCGCGACGTACCTCATCATCACCCATCACACGCTCCGCCCGGCGCTCGATCCGCTGATTGCCGCCCATCGGCAGCGCGGCGAGGCCGTGGGCGTGGTCGATGTGCAAACGGCGTATGACGCCTGGTCCTGGGGCGAGCGCGACCCGGAGGCAATCCGCAGCCTGATTCGCACCGCTGTCGCCCAGTGGCAGCCCGCCCCGCGTGCCGTGCTGCTCGTGGGAGCCGGAAACGCCCGCATGCGCGTGGAGCCAGGCACACCTGATCCCACCTTCATCCCGCCCTACTTCGTGGACGCCGATCCCAGTCGGGGCGAGATCGCCTGTGACACCTGCTACACGCGCATAGACACGAGCGATCCGCTCGACGACCCGCTGCCCGATCTTCCGATCGGACGCCTCCCAGCGCGGACGCTCGCCGATGCGCAGACAATCGTGCGCAAAACAGCGCGCTTGCTCACAGCCCCGCCTGCTGGTTCCTGGCGCACGCAGGCGCTGCTCGTGACCGACAACGACCGCGAGGCAGATGGGCGCGTCGATCCGGCGGGCAGCTTTGTGGCAACCGCCGAGCGGGCGGCGGCGCTGTTGCCACTGGGGATGCACACCCAGCAGTTCTCTTACGCGCCGGATCGTCCGACCGGGCAGGGGTATTACCGCGATGTTGCCGAACTCCGCTGCCGCCTGTTCCGCGCGCTGGATGGTGGATCGCCGCATGATCGGGCCTGCCCGCTGCTCCCATCCAGCACCGAGCCGGGCGCGGCGCTGTGGATCTACGTTGGGCATGGCTCGCCCTGGCAGTGGGCCGAGACGACGCCAAACGCACCAACCCCCTACCTCTGGTATCTCTACGACGCCGATGCGCGAACGAACGGGGAGCGGCTGCCGATCCTGCTCAGCCTGACCTGCCTGAGCGGCGACTGGGCGAATCCGACGTTGATGACCACCGACGAGCGCCTGGTGCTGCATGGGGGCGGCGGCGTGGTCGCAAGCCTGTCGGCGACGGGGCAAGGCGTCAATACTGGGCACGCGCGGTTCTTGGACGGGCTGCTGCCGACGCTCTTTGCCCCAAGCGGTGAGCGGACGCTAGGATCTGCACATCTCGCCGGGCTGCGGGCGGTGCTGGCGAGCGGGGAGGACACCGACCTGGCCTACAGCTTCGGCATCCTCGGCGATCCGCTCGTGACGCTGCCATTCGTGCCGACCGTGCGGGCCTGGGTGCCGCTGGTGGGGCGATGA
- a CDS encoding DEAD/DEAH box helicase — protein sequence MSVLNQEAGMLQDSSIPSNTDLWSGPDAHTWLTPPQRDVLDCGLLTSGFNCVLQMPTGSGKTWLAEHAIAQTLSAGLRAIYLTPLRALATELAHRWGERFGNTAVGVFTGDYGIPGRPYPVPFEKARLLVMTPERLDACTRFWREHWAWLPEVDLVIVDELHLLGDVGRGARLEGAISRLRRLNPFARIIGLSATLGNRQELAAWLDGIEYVSDWRPIPLHWKIVRFKRADQKPQLLTDLVTSTLKAGGRSLVFVQSRRRSEQLARELCNAGLRAAHHHAGLDQTARRAVEGRLRAGDVDVVVATGTLEMGLNLPVRQVVLYDVQQFDGSDYVPLRTNTVWQRVGRAGRPGFDTLGEAVLIAPTWDREVQHYERGRFEPVRSGLIDERAVAEQVLIEVTSGLARTTSHLEAVLRLSLAAKQRILPDVRRVLDTMVAAGMVIMQGEDPKHPSQRLLPTKIGRAAVRSMLAPSTMLHFRRVLGTNDDLTFFDLLVVAATSDDCEPVIRVDFEELDDLTERLRRESSTLLRRTRPELQELLGVGGRRLLFACKTALVARDWTRTGNAAAVAEIHGCYAFEVDRLHESLSRLIPAMEAVVEPPSTQLQALMELDEAYVPLVERVRALTRMMTAGMDEAAATLTLIPGVGPALASRLRAAGLAHLEDVAIADPAEVANVPGISPARAKRLVEAASGLVRSRSALRYEERGGMAILKPSGWPADLDPYRLRRALDLTVSDRGEELYEVRGGSEPRQVRMVAGAPRCACPDAERGHRCKHSLAVLLARGDSEIESWSRRMEEVVDQNLLNLFDLWFDRSGNVTRRIPR from the coding sequence ATGTCCGTTTTGAACCAGGAAGCTGGCATGCTCCAAGATTCTTCAATTCCATCAAATACAGATCTTTGGTCAGGTCCTGACGCTCACACCTGGCTCACACCGCCCCAGCGGGACGTCCTTGACTGTGGTTTACTCACGTCTGGCTTTAATTGCGTGCTGCAGATGCCGACGGGAAGCGGCAAGACGTGGCTGGCCGAGCACGCGATCGCGCAGACGTTGAGCGCAGGGCTTCGAGCAATCTACCTTACGCCGCTCCGTGCGCTGGCCACCGAGCTAGCGCATCGCTGGGGGGAGCGTTTCGGGAATACAGCGGTGGGCGTCTTTACGGGGGACTATGGTATCCCGGGAAGACCGTATCCCGTCCCGTTCGAGAAAGCACGGCTGCTCGTGATGACACCCGAGCGGCTCGACGCCTGTACCCGCTTCTGGCGTGAGCATTGGGCCTGGCTCCCAGAAGTCGATCTGGTCATCGTCGACGAACTTCATTTACTGGGCGACGTCGGCCGGGGAGCGCGGTTAGAGGGAGCGATCTCCCGGCTTCGCCGGCTCAACCCCTTTGCGCGCATCATCGGCCTCTCAGCGACGCTCGGCAATCGGCAAGAGCTCGCTGCGTGGTTAGACGGCATCGAGTATGTTTCGGACTGGCGTCCCATCCCGCTCCACTGGAAGATCGTCCGCTTCAAGCGCGCTGATCAGAAACCTCAACTCCTCACGGATCTCGTTACTTCAACACTGAAGGCTGGCGGTCGCAGCCTGGTGTTCGTGCAGAGTCGGCGGCGGAGTGAGCAGCTCGCGAGAGAACTGTGCAATGCTGGACTGCGAGCGGCGCACCATCATGCTGGTCTGGACCAGACGGCGCGTCGCGCCGTCGAGGGTCGGCTCCGAGCAGGCGACGTGGATGTCGTTGTCGCCACCGGCACCCTGGAGATGGGGCTCAATCTGCCGGTGCGCCAGGTGGTGCTGTACGATGTTCAGCAGTTTGACGGGAGTGACTATGTTCCGCTGCGGACAAACACCGTTTGGCAGCGCGTGGGCCGAGCTGGACGGCCAGGCTTCGACACCCTCGGCGAGGCGGTATTGATTGCCCCGACCTGGGATCGCGAGGTGCAGCACTACGAGCGCGGTCGGTTTGAGCCGGTGCGTTCTGGACTCATCGATGAACGAGCCGTTGCCGAGCAGGTCTTGATTGAGGTGACGAGCGGTCTTGCTCGGACGACCTCGCACCTTGAAGCTGTTCTCCGTCTCTCGCTGGCCGCCAAACAGCGGATTCTTCCCGATGTGCGTCGCGTGCTCGACACCATGGTCGCGGCGGGCATGGTGATCATGCAGGGCGAAGATCCGAAGCACCCCTCCCAGCGGCTGCTCCCAACGAAGATCGGGCGTGCGGCAGTGCGCTCCATGCTCGCGCCGTCCACGATGCTTCACTTCCGGCGTGTCCTGGGCACAAATGACGATCTGACCTTCTTTGACCTGCTGGTCGTTGCAGCGACCAGCGATGACTGTGAACCGGTCATCCGCGTCGATTTCGAGGAGTTGGACGATCTTACTGAACGCCTGCGTCGCGAATCATCAACGCTCCTCAGACGAACGCGGCCTGAGCTGCAGGAACTGCTTGGCGTGGGGGGACGGCGGCTGCTCTTCGCATGCAAAACTGCCCTGGTCGCGCGGGATTGGACCCGGACCGGGAATGCCGCGGCGGTCGCGGAGATCCACGGCTGCTATGCCTTTGAGGTCGATCGACTTCATGAGTCCCTGAGCCGACTGATCCCGGCGATGGAAGCTGTTGTGGAGCCGCCATCGACTCAGCTCCAGGCGCTGATGGAGCTCGACGAGGCGTATGTGCCCCTGGTCGAGCGTGTGCGGGCGCTCACGCGGATGATGACCGCTGGCATGGACGAGGCGGCGGCCACATTAACCCTCATTCCTGGCGTTGGACCAGCGCTGGCCAGTCGCCTTCGTGCGGCAGGGTTGGCCCATCTGGAGGACGTCGCGATCGCTGATCCTGCCGAGGTAGCGAATGTCCCTGGCATCAGCCCTGCTCGCGCCAAGCGTCTTGTCGAAGCTGCGAGTGGCCTCGTTCGTTCGCGTTCAGCACTCCGGTACGAGGAGCGGGGAGGCATGGCGATCCTCAAACCTTCAGGCTGGCCAGCAGATCTTGACCCGTATCGGCTGCGGCGTGCGCTGGACCTCACCGTGAGCGATCGAGGAGAGGAACTGTACGAGGTGCGGGGTGGAAGTGAACCCCGGCAAGTGCGGATGGTCGCCGGAGCACCACGGTGCGCGTGTCCGGATGCAGAGCGAGGGCACCGGTGCAAGCATTCCCTGGCCGTGCTGCTCGCCCGCGGTGATTCGGAGATTGAATCATGGTCTCGCCGCATGGAAGAGGTGGTTGATCAGAACCTCCTGAATCTCTTTGATCTGTGGTTTGATCGATCAGGAAACGTCACGAGGAGGATACCACGTTGA
- a CDS encoding N-6 DNA methylase: MGKRRTPRRARALRSPSATDILDLLDRCSARCGPSLGQVFTDWLDLVEAVLDDLHAPWRNLMSGAPAPLPSPATADAVWATLAPRYQHPDACSLLSQACGALLAGAANQVSDDIGAVSMHACLGDDQRGQFFTPWNVCLAMAQMAILDGAAAVEARIAAAIAKSPDAQAAHADGSHLAGDQALAWRIARVLPHAAPHIERITVIDPACGSGRMLLAASTQYPAWANALGLVSYVGIDADSLCTRMARLNVKLFGLDGLQAALVLLHAEQTLKRAARVSALRSIMTDAGASVVEAIADLQGDVEAATGGSIAVPWDVHRS, encoded by the coding sequence GTGGGAAAACGCAGAACACCACGCCGCGCTCGTGCGCTGCGCTCACCGAGCGCCACCGACATCCTCGACCTCCTGGACCGCTGTTCCGCCCGCTGCGGTCCCAGCCTCGGGCAGGTCTTCACCGACTGGCTCGACCTGGTGGAGGCGGTGCTTGACGATCTGCACGCACCGTGGCGCAACCTCATGTCGGGTGCTCCAGCACCCCTGCCTTCCCCGGCAACGGCCGATGCTGTCTGGGCGACGCTGGCGCCTCGGTACCAGCATCCGGACGCGTGTTCGTTGTTGAGCCAGGCGTGCGGGGCATTACTGGCGGGAGCAGCCAATCAGGTGTCTGACGACATCGGCGCGGTCTCTATGCACGCGTGCCTGGGGGATGATCAGCGCGGACAGTTCTTCACGCCGTGGAACGTGTGCCTGGCGATGGCGCAGATGGCGATCCTCGACGGCGCGGCCGCGGTCGAGGCGCGGATCGCCGCGGCCATCGCGAAATCACCGGACGCGCAGGCGGCACACGCGGACGGATCGCACCTCGCCGGTGATCAGGCATTGGCCTGGCGCATCGCTCGCGTCCTCCCGCACGCAGCCCCGCATATCGAGCGGATAACGGTCATCGACCCGGCGTGTGGCAGCGGCCGCATGCTCCTTGCTGCGTCGACGCAGTATCCGGCGTGGGCGAATGCATTGGGCCTGGTGTCGTATGTTGGCATTGACGCTGATTCCCTCTGCACCCGAATGGCTCGCCTAAACGTTAAGCTCTTTGGCCTCGACGGGTTGCAGGCCGCGCTGGTGTTGCTGCACGCGGAACAGACCCTGAAACGTGCTGCCCGTGTCTCCGCGCTGCGATCGATCATGACCGATGCTGGGGCATCCGTGGTTGAAGCGATCGCCGACCTGCAAGGTGACGTTGAGGCTGCGACCGGTGGTTCGATTGCGGTGCCCTGGGACGTACACCGATCATAG
- a CDS encoding tRNA-guanine transglycosylase, producing the protein MTTGPRVLQTRRGIIRFPAYIPVTTFGNTYPLDRLIRPYLPRLAPAVMVSYHYAKQMTEPPAIPVLVDSGGFAALLAGSQVREEQGLGTIVIARDGTEQETVRPFDVLELQERVAEVAFTLDLPIPPGVPDDEARRRQQLTMANALWALHNRRRRDLPLYAVVQAWDAESARSCVREYVGKGFDGVAIGGLVPRVRNVDLIRSIIAAVREEIGRLPVHVFGLGNPDLVETLFQAGVDSVDSSAYAQLAAEGRLWGQPRAVIADPTPTDRLHLALCNLAAATGRALPLAAARLTFETVSIRQSEASHHPDGGSDDSSRDAAAA; encoded by the coding sequence TTGACTACTGGTCCACGCGTGCTGCAAACCCGGCGGGGAATCATCCGATTCCCCGCCTATATTCCGGTCACAACGTTCGGGAACACGTACCCGCTCGACCGGTTGATTCGTCCCTATCTGCCGCGTCTCGCGCCAGCGGTGATGGTCAGTTATCACTATGCCAAGCAGATGACAGAGCCGCCCGCCATCCCGGTACTGGTCGACTCCGGCGGCTTCGCGGCGCTACTTGCGGGATCGCAGGTGCGTGAGGAGCAGGGGCTGGGAACCATTGTGATCGCGCGTGATGGCACTGAGCAGGAAACGGTCCGTCCATTTGATGTGTTGGAGCTGCAGGAGCGCGTCGCAGAGGTCGCCTTTACGCTGGATCTGCCTATTCCACCTGGCGTCCCTGATGACGAGGCCCGTCGGCGCCAGCAGCTGACGATGGCAAACGCCCTTTGGGCCTTGCACAATCGCCGGCGCCGCGACCTTCCTCTGTACGCGGTGGTCCAGGCGTGGGATGCAGAGAGCGCGCGGAGCTGTGTCAGGGAATACGTGGGGAAGGGTTTCGACGGCGTGGCGATCGGCGGCCTCGTGCCGCGCGTGCGCAATGTGGACCTCATCCGCTCGATCATTGCGGCCGTGCGCGAAGAGATCGGTCGCCTTCCTGTGCACGTCTTTGGTCTCGGAAACCCTGATCTGGTGGAAACCCTCTTCCAGGCCGGCGTTGACTCGGTGGACTCCAGCGCATACGCTCAACTCGCGGCGGAAGGACGGCTCTGGGGACAGCCGCGGGCCGTGATCGCTGATCCCACACCGACGGATCGCCTGCACCTCGCGCTGTGCAATCTTGCCGCAGCCACGGGACGCGCGTTGCCACTCGCTGCGGCCCGACTCACCTTTGAAACTGTGAGCATCCGGCAGTCGGAGGCGTCTCACCATCCTGACGGGGGATCTGACGATTCCTCGCGAGACGCGGCAGCGGCGTGA
- a CDS encoding DnaA N-terminal domain-containing protein has protein sequence MPTTPLCLDWTPLVSPTGVLLVQYLAAEAVHQRAKRPLLLPPAAPNPAMLQARLGLHEPWQIAGPLYLLTVTGLLLRPPWVPPAGPDDARGVVPAEPPPLDWTVLDRVFTALLPALDPTQAEHPLALAAVQALRQAGLLQAADPAALFYEDGVWPDLLPHLIRDARWVRLFSELHGATALLTYRRQARAWIAQAARVRARRDQAQAELSAYLVTAQQRDDGGGGSDPTTGSGMDSGGAGWFGGDAMPLAPADAPMPTPDAPAEETVVPGEDDATTQDAAAQAYVAGDHDYGLPPSARSLPDYPCVAGDSDPPATLEPMSLADHGDVAGDPAPRATHRRQPLQEPSVPVSPPIASLSLADRSLTENLKATQESTNDTIPTATHDSPSDTISETVGDMGLDVERYLDAAELASTRQDAAFWQAVNRILTGSDTRYPHTPGEKKAAERQFKRWQIPIGIILAALRAVVSLPDRPRTFSDAITSDTFQACVEQALTLLPAHLPQLTEGRDWFAFLHVYRQIGRADHLRDVRPADYHALQELFTAQEDACWRVVERWTETPPPRVSPAALRRALQHGALRHRRFQPPLPLRDVPARAADDPRHTLLRAAGVSTSLLTPAMTEDYLRAWIAEADARAEDLKNRAAWLTWGIGSGHLPQDHPQLPPRRPAARPAPPVAAPPPPPPISAEQRAWQEVWSGVQRQLLEHVPTQDYATWLEQTALVELTPGEAIVATPNIFARDQVTAAYVPLIAHALQQQTRQVVQVQVVLEPSQAVYRSYA, from the coding sequence ATGCCCACTACGCCACTCTGCCTCGACTGGACGCCGCTCGTCAGCCCGACCGGCGTGCTGCTCGTTCAGTATCTCGCCGCGGAAGCAGTGCACCAGCGGGCGAAGCGTCCGTTGCTCCTGCCACCCGCCGCGCCGAACCCGGCCATGCTGCAAGCCCGGCTTGGGCTCCACGAGCCGTGGCAGATCGCCGGACCGCTCTACCTGCTGACCGTGACCGGATTGCTCCTGCGCCCGCCGTGGGTGCCGCCTGCGGGCCCGGACGACGCCCGTGGGGTGGTCCCCGCCGAGCCGCCGCCCCTCGACTGGACCGTGCTGGATCGGGTGTTCACCGCGCTACTGCCCGCGCTCGATCCGACCCAGGCTGAGCACCCGCTGGCGCTGGCGGCGGTGCAAGCACTCCGGCAGGCTGGGCTGCTCCAGGCGGCTGATCCTGCGGCGCTCTTCTACGAGGATGGGGTGTGGCCGGACCTGCTGCCCCACCTGATCCGGGATGCGCGCTGGGTGCGGCTCTTCTCCGAACTCCACGGCGCGACGGCGCTCTTGACCTACCGTCGCCAAGCGCGGGCCTGGATCGCGCAGGCGGCGCGGGTACGAGCACGACGCGACCAAGCGCAGGCAGAGCTCAGCGCGTATCTCGTGACGGCCCAGCAGCGCGACGACGGCGGTGGCGGGAGCGATCCGACGACAGGGAGTGGGATGGACAGCGGCGGCGCAGGCTGGTTCGGCGGGGACGCCATGCCGCTTGCGCCAGCCGATGCCCCAATGCCGACGCCGGATGCGCCTGCCGAGGAGACGGTCGTGCCGGGCGAGGATGATGCGACCACCCAGGATGCGGCAGCGCAGGCGTATGTCGCTGGTGATCACGATTATGGATTGCCACCGTCCGCGCGGTCGCTGCCGGACTATCCGTGTGTCGCTGGTGATTCCGATCCGCCAGCGACTCTTGAACCGATGTCGCTGGCGGATCATGGTGATGTCGCTGGCGATCCCGCACCGCGAGCGACACACCGCCGACAGCCGCTCCAGGAGCCGTCCGTTCCGGTGTCGCCGCCGATCGCGTCGTTGTCGCTGGCGGATCGTTCGTTAACGGAGAATCTTAAAGCGACTCAGGAGTCTACCAACGACACGATCCCCACAGCGACTCACGATTCACCCAGCGACACGATCTCCGAAACCGTCGGCGACATGGGGCTCGACGTCGAGCGATACCTGGACGCCGCCGAGCTGGCCAGCACGCGGCAGGACGCCGCCTTCTGGCAGGCCGTCAACCGCATCCTGACCGGGAGCGACACCCGCTATCCCCACACGCCGGGCGAGAAAAAAGCCGCCGAGCGGCAGTTCAAACGGTGGCAGATCCCGATCGGCATCATCCTGGCAGCCTTGCGGGCGGTCGTGTCGCTGCCGGATCGACCGCGCACGTTCAGCGACGCGATCACCAGCGACACCTTCCAGGCGTGCGTCGAGCAGGCACTGACCCTGCTCCCGGCGCACCTGCCCCAGCTGACCGAGGGCCGAGATTGGTTTGCGTTTCTGCACGTCTATCGCCAGATCGGACGCGCTGACCACCTGCGGGATGTGCGACCGGCGGACTACCACGCGCTCCAGGAGTTGTTCACGGCGCAGGAGGACGCCTGCTGGCGGGTCGTCGAACGCTGGACGGAGACGCCACCGCCCCGGGTCTCGCCTGCCGCGCTCCGCCGGGCGCTGCAGCACGGGGCGCTGCGCCACCGTCGGTTCCAGCCGCCGCTGCCCTTGCGCGACGTGCCCGCCCGTGCCGCCGACGATCCGCGCCACACGCTGCTCCGAGCGGCAGGCGTCAGCACCAGTCTGCTGACCCCCGCCATGACCGAGGACTATCTGCGTGCCTGGATCGCCGAGGCCGACGCGCGGGCTGAGGACCTCAAGAACCGCGCCGCCTGGCTGACCTGGGGCATCGGCTCCGGGCACTTGCCCCAGGACCATCCGCAGCTGCCGCCACGCCGACCGGCAGCCCGGCCTGCCCCGCCCGTGGCAGCACCACCGCCGCCACCGCCGATCTCCGCCGAGCAGCGGGCCTGGCAGGAGGTGTGGAGCGGCGTGCAGCGACAGTTGTTGGAGCATGTCCCGACGCAGGATTATGCGACCTGGCTGGAGCAGACCGCGCTGGTCGAGTTGACGCCGGGCGAGGCGATCGTGGCCACGCCCAACATCTTCGCCCGCGATCAGGTGACCGCCGCGTATGTGCCACTCATTGCCCACGCCTTACAGCAGCAGACCCGGCAGGTGGTGCAGGTCCAGGTGGTGCTGGAGCCGAGCCAGGCCGTCTATCGGAGCTACGCATGA
- a CDS encoding replication-relaxation family protein, translating into MVGNHPICSPQHDSATPRVLATLAQLGCATLAQLHALCFPEAFASTVRLALMALMEAGLITHSHWRLRHGERCHVWAITTKGLAQLRQERPSAPQRHPPDLNRPSTPRETEEWRVRIDVRTLVVQFILETRQRPVCASANLSASLLYPTPLPVDQPPQPDAVLSIVWEPGATQAADWLPWLSAAPDETETTRYLLYVERQGQHQVFERWIRHGAQDGQDSIPLLILATPERCAEVTRLLSEHVTAHPTVCCSRDDVGRGVLHAPWRDLTGEPWSFQPERTRALT; encoded by the coding sequence ATGGTCGGAAACCACCCTATATGCTCACCCCAACACGACTCTGCTACCCCCCGCGTCCTCGCGACGCTGGCCCAGCTCGGCTGCGCGACCCTCGCGCAGCTCCACGCCTTGTGCTTTCCCGAAGCATTTGCCTCCACCGTGCGCCTTGCGCTGATGGCGCTGATGGAAGCCGGGCTGATCACCCATAGCCACTGGCGACTGCGCCACGGCGAACGGTGCCACGTCTGGGCAATCACCACCAAAGGACTCGCCCAGCTTCGCCAAGAACGGCCCTCGGCACCCCAGCGCCACCCGCCGGATCTCAACCGGCCCAGCACACCCCGCGAGACCGAGGAGTGGCGCGTGCGAATCGACGTGCGGACACTGGTGGTGCAGTTCATTCTCGAAACCCGCCAGCGACCTGTCTGCGCCAGCGCCAATCTCAGCGCATCACTGCTCTATCCCACGCCATTGCCCGTTGATCAGCCACCGCAGCCAGATGCCGTGCTGTCGATTGTTTGGGAGCCAGGTGCGACACAAGCCGCCGATTGGCTGCCTTGGCTATCCGCTGCACCCGATGAGACAGAGACCACCAGGTACCTGCTCTATGTTGAGCGCCAAGGCCAGCACCAGGTGTTTGAACGCTGGATCAGGCATGGAGCGCAGGACGGGCAGGATAGCATTCCGCTGCTGATACTGGCGACACCCGAACGCTGCGCCGAGGTGACACGCCTGCTGTCCGAACACGTCACAGCTCATCCAACCGTTTGCTGTTCGCGTGATGACGTGGGGCGGGGTGTACTTCACGCGCCCTGGCGCGACCTCACTGGCGAACCGTGGTCTTTTCAGCCTGAGCGCACGAGAGCATTGACATAA
- a CDS encoding IS3 family transposase — protein sequence MRRQCDLVGLSRASYYYEAVPEDPVNLEVMRRIDAQYLETPFYGWPKMTAALRRQGYQVNGKRVRRLMRLMGLQAITVRKRPATSTPGHRIYPYLLRGAAIERPNQVWSADITYVPMPRGFVYLVAIMDWFSRYVIAWALSNSMEGSFCRTALQQALSRGTPRIFNTDQGSQFTAQGFTALLELAGVQISMDGRGRVFDNIFVERLWRTVKYEYLYVYDHESVPAVAAGLDAYFQFYNTQRPHQSLGYRTPAEVHDA from the coding sequence ATTCGGCGGCAATGTGACTTGGTCGGCTTGAGCCGGGCATCCTATTATTATGAGGCCGTGCCGGAAGATCCCGTGAACCTGGAAGTGATGCGGCGCATCGATGCGCAGTACCTGGAAACACCCTTCTATGGCTGGCCGAAAATGACCGCAGCCCTGCGGCGGCAGGGCTATCAGGTCAATGGCAAACGGGTGCGCCGCTTGATGCGCCTGATGGGCTTGCAGGCCATTACGGTGCGGAAACGCCCAGCGACGAGTACCCCCGGGCATCGGATCTATCCATATCTGCTGCGCGGTGCCGCGATTGAGCGGCCAAATCAGGTGTGGTCTGCTGATATTACCTATGTGCCGATGCCGCGCGGCTTTGTGTATCTGGTGGCGATTATGGATTGGTTCAGCCGCTATGTCATCGCGTGGGCACTCTCGAATAGCATGGAAGGGAGTTTCTGTCGCACCGCGCTGCAGCAGGCGCTCAGCCGGGGAACGCCGAGGATCTTCAATACCGATCAGGGTAGCCAGTTCACAGCGCAGGGCTTTACCGCGCTGCTCGAACTGGCGGGGGTCCAGATCAGTATGGACGGACGAGGACGCGTGTTTGACAACATCTTTGTCGAGCGGCTCTGGCGGACCGTCAAATACGAGTACCTGTATGTATATGACCATGAGAGCGTGCCAGCCGTCGCGGCGGGCCTGGACGCCTACTTTCAGTTCTACAACACCCAGCGGCCACACCAAAGCCTGGGGTATCGCACGCCTGCTGAGGTGCATGATGCATGA